Within the Flavobacterium sp. 9R genome, the region ACATAACAAGCAAAACAGGCAATTTTACCATCGATGATAAACCTTTGGCAAGAATTAACGAAGGAGATGTGTTGTTACGATACAATTGGAAAGTAAAATCTTCACAAGAAGTCGGGGCTGATGGAAGAACAATTGCGTCACCTAATCTTGACACAAAAAAATGGTCTGAGACAACACTTCCCGCAACCGTTTTAACGGCATTGGTTCGCAATGGATTGTATCCCAATCCGTATATAGCCAAGAACAATATGCTAATACCTGATGCTAATGATGACTACAATCGTGAGTACGATTTGTTGCGTTATAGTCATATTCCCAATAAAAACCCTTGGATTCAGCCCTATTGGTATAGAACAGAGTTTGAATCTCCTAAACAGTTGAAAAACAAAATTTGGTGGTTGAATTTTAGCGAAATTAATTATCGTGCGGAGATTTGGTTAAACGGAGTAAAAATAGGAGATAAAGACGCTATTGTAGGAATGGAACGTTCTTTTAAAATTAATGTTTCTAAATATTTAAAAGCTAAAGGGAAGAATGTTCTTGCGGTTTCGATTTATCCTCCGGACCATACAGGAAAACCAGCCATTGAACCACTAGCTCCGCTTTCAGACCCTGGTCAGAATATGGCAGATGGAGTCATTAGTAGAGATTATACCAAATGGGATGTAATGGGTTGGGATTGGCAACCAGCAATTCGTGATAGAGATATGGGGATTACAGAGGATGTGTTCCTTTCGTCAACATCAAGCGTAGAATTGAGTGATTTATATGTAAGCTCAAAATTAAACTTACCCGATACTTCTTTTGCAGATATTGCAATCACCACAATGATTCAAAATTATTCGAATGAAGAAAAAAAAGGTATTGTAAATGCTAGTGTCACGTTTGAAAATGGGAGTGTTTTTTCAGTTAATATGCCCTATTCAATTAAAGCTTTAGAGGCAAAGGAAATTCTCATTGATAAAAATGTAAGCAAGCTGTTAACCATTTCAAATCCTAATCTTTGGTGGCCTGCAGGATATGGAAAACCAAATCTCTACACCGCCAATGTAAAGTTAGTTGAAAACGGAAATGTTGTATCGGAACAATTAACATCCTTCGGGATTCGTCAAGTGGAAACTTATATAAGTGAGGCAGAACGGGTATACAAAATTAACGGACGCAAAATATATCCAAAAGGAGGTAATTGGGTGATGGATATGATGCTGAATTGGAATCATTCCCGTTATGAACAAGAGATTTTGCTCACCGCTAATGCAAATCTTAACATGTTGCGCGTTTGGGGACCTACAGGAGTACCACCACAGGCTTTGTTTGATGCTGCAGATAAACATGGAATTTTAATGTGGCAAGATTTTTTAAATGATTTTTGGGGCACTTATAAAAATACACCAGGGTATCAACCGGAATTGTCTTTGTTTACAAAAGCATCAATTGAAATTGTAAAAAAACTCAGAAATCATCCTTCTTTAATCATTTGGTGTGGTGGAAATGAGGGCGTGAATCCAAGAGAAGAGGTATTGGTAAATACCATTCTAAAAAAATACGATGCAGGAGATTCTCGTCATTATTTAAAACAATCCGACGGAGATGGTTTACACGGAGGAGGACCTTATCATACGCTAGAACCAAAAGACTATTTTACACATCCAAAATTGAAAGGATTCTCGAGTGAGATTGGCCCAAGTGGCGTCCCAGAATATGAGAGTATTGCCTATTTTATTCCAACAACCACCAACGATTTTGCAGCTAAACGATTCCCTATTGATGGGGTTTGGGCGTACCATGATGCTAATAACTGGCCAGGAGAAGATAGTCGAAAGTTTACGAGCTATGATGATATGGTAAGAAAGTATTATGGCAGTGTCGAGGCAACTACAGAAAATGGGGTGGAAGCTTATATTCGAAA harbors:
- a CDS encoding beta galactosidase jelly roll domain-containing protein, translating into MKQHFKTNLLAFLLLMLYSLGYGQSLKLLAPENNSRFKNNRPTLVWNQIAASKYDIYIDNIKMESVEGSRNSTVPFPLSFGKHVWKVVAITKSGNITSKTGNFTIDDKPLARINEGDVLLRYNWKVKSSQEVGADGRTIASPNLDTKKWSETTLPATVLTALVRNGLYPNPYIAKNNMLIPDANDDYNREYDLLRYSHIPNKNPWIQPYWYRTEFESPKQLKNKIWWLNFSEINYRAEIWLNGVKIGDKDAIVGMERSFKINVSKYLKAKGKNVLAVSIYPPDHTGKPAIEPLAPLSDPGQNMADGVISRDYTKWDVMGWDWQPAIRDRDMGITEDVFLSSTSSVELSDLYVSSKLNLPDTSFADIAITTMIQNYSNEEKKGIVNASVTFENGSVFSVNMPYSIKALEAKEILIDKNVSKLLTISNPNLWWPAGYGKPNLYTANVKLVENGNVVSEQLTSFGIRQVETYISEAERVYKINGRKIYPKGGNWVMDMMLNWNHSRYEQEILLTANANLNMLRVWGPTGVPPQALFDAADKHGILMWQDFLNDFWGTYKNTPGYQPELSLFTKASIEIVKKLRNHPSLIIWCGGNEGVNPREEVLVNTILKKYDAGDSRHYLKQSDGDGLHGGGPYHTLEPKDYFTHPKLKGFSSEIGPSGVPEYESIAYFIPTTTNDFAAKRFPIDGVWAYHDANNWPGEDSRKFTSYDDMVRKYYGSVEATTENGVEAYIRKCQLVNYEVYKASIESINRQLWDTASGVLLWKSNSSWPSLTWQIYDWYLQSHAGYYGAKKASEKVHVQLNKATMSVDFISLLSTSESNIKVKATLVSASGIPFFEAEKTLNVLPDSATNTGIVIPPSKEVSFLKLEAFSATGKGIADNIYWLQENNDFTSLNVIPEPTLEVKAESALDENRTITVTVKNSGNSVAVLAAFKVVGKQSNVELLPSLWSDNYVTMLPGETKILSVKVDNDYTLNDIKIEYKTYSSNKKTMVEVQKK